The Bacteriovorax sp. Seq25_V genome includes a region encoding these proteins:
- a CDS encoding glutathione peroxidase gives MSEAVLKIEFMDKNGEVKTMKDFSAKAYLVVNVASKCGLTPQYEGLQNLYKKYHDKGLEILAFPANEFLAQEPGTDEEIQQFCSLEYNVTFPVNKKIIVKGEGQHPLYKFLTEEVKESQRLEGGTLEARLTDAGLITGRAQDIKWNFEKFLISADGKVIKRFFPEFAPEHNEITEAIEGML, from the coding sequence ATGAGTGAAGCAGTTTTAAAAATTGAATTTATGGATAAGAATGGTGAAGTGAAAACAATGAAAGACTTTAGTGCAAAAGCTTATTTAGTCGTTAATGTTGCATCAAAATGTGGCTTAACTCCACAATATGAAGGATTACAAAATCTTTATAAAAAGTATCATGACAAAGGTTTAGAAATCCTTGCTTTTCCTGCAAATGAATTTCTTGCTCAAGAGCCAGGAACGGATGAGGAGATACAACAATTCTGTTCGCTTGAGTATAATGTAACTTTTCCAGTTAATAAAAAAATCATCGTGAAGGGAGAAGGGCAACATCCTCTTTATAAATTTCTGACAGAAGAAGTGAAAGAATCGCAAAGATTAGAAGGTGGAACACTAGAGGCGAGACTTACTGATGCGGGTCTTATTACAGGGCGTGCTCAAGATATTAAGTGGAACTTTGAGAAGTTTTTAATCAGTGCAGATGGAAAAGTTATAAAGAGATTTTTTCCTGAATTTGCTCCTGAGCATAATGAGATTACAGAAGCTATTGAAGGTATGCTCTAA
- the arfB gene encoding alternative ribosome rescue aminoacyl-tRNA hydrolase ArfB — protein sequence MIKIPYNEFTFSFSRSSGAGGQNVNKVNTKATLSWNMQNSDSCSEAVKKRFTDKYKRFIAGGLVVISSQKYRSQSRNVDDCIEKLHDYINEVRLPPKARRETKPTKTSVKKRLDSKSIRSKIKKLRNEKF from the coding sequence TTGATAAAAATACCTTATAACGAGTTCACATTCTCATTTTCGCGCTCTTCTGGAGCCGGGGGCCAGAATGTTAATAAGGTAAATACAAAAGCAACCTTGTCCTGGAATATGCAAAATAGCGATTCATGTAGTGAGGCAGTTAAAAAACGTTTCACAGATAAGTATAAGAGATTCATTGCTGGCGGTCTGGTGGTAATTAGCTCCCAAAAATATCGAAGCCAAAGTCGAAATGTTGATGATTGTATCGAGAAACTTCATGACTATATTAATGAGGTTCGACTTCCTCCTAAAGCAAGAAGAGAAACTAAGCCGACAAAGACTTCTGTGAAAAAACGTCTTGATAGTAAAAGTATCCGTTCAAAGATAAAAAAACTAAGGAATGAGAAGTTCTAA
- a CDS encoding phospholipase D-like domain-containing protein, with protein MKNKIMLTATLLGLASNVHSFQSIDEVMKINRENRLAVNSDWFTVSEDDVSFYMTYNGMDLENHKRIRNREIAYKALDMIKNAQKQIIASVFLFDNMYSKTKPDFDVVEELTKTLIDKKQSNPDIKITVILDPLHRAYSRRTSPSVERFLKNGIDVFYSDLLPTKAASKIGIQETIGHVGRILDDISLGLFGSIINTTAAAINLPAGKLDGHQIDLEVAFTASLLKANHRKILVTDTNNGNDFETLVSSANPHNGSDDSTNTSLSVKGELAKFVYGILREDAAHSMLRQASIPLTIGMPKYAQLSDASKDEYELPKYSPKNLARYFTEILPPLPYKKEFVSNLEEGVKAKFVSEIEVKKEALRLLNQAKPQDHVRIQMFYLSDPQIIDAIAKVARQDGRENNPVELLLDPSKDAFNSIKDGTPNRQVAHYLVNELKDLHLNLRWYATHGEQNHAKIMSITNENTGKFQIFTGSTNWTGKNMNNINMEANLSIEGSKKLTDKFNNTFDRIFNNLDEKVLYTWDYSAYDLNITRNLNKGQEIVKEWSTEKIAKWIKDHESELISIYKKKYRSQFQELTDKDFTDWAKEKISKDSSETMRSVRYIVGSAANGSYDAKKFKKWKKKYMKKWIKGEKLGLVAW; from the coding sequence ATGAAAAATAAGATCATGCTTACGGCTACCCTTCTTGGACTTGCTTCCAATGTACATAGTTTTCAATCAATTGACGAAGTCATGAAGATTAATCGAGAAAATCGACTCGCTGTTAATTCAGACTGGTTTACTGTTTCAGAAGACGATGTTTCATTCTATATGACTTATAACGGAATGGATCTCGAAAATCATAAGCGTATACGAAATAGAGAAATTGCTTATAAAGCACTTGATATGATTAAAAACGCGCAAAAACAAATCATCGCGAGTGTATTTCTCTTTGATAATATGTATTCAAAAACTAAGCCGGACTTTGACGTTGTTGAAGAGCTGACAAAGACATTAATAGACAAGAAACAAAGTAATCCAGATATTAAAATTACTGTTATCCTTGATCCACTTCATCGAGCTTACTCAAGAAGAACATCACCAAGTGTCGAAAGATTCTTAAAAAATGGAATCGACGTTTTCTACTCGGATCTTCTACCAACAAAGGCCGCCTCTAAAATAGGGATTCAAGAAACGATTGGTCATGTTGGCAGAATACTTGATGATATAAGCCTAGGACTTTTTGGATCAATTATAAATACTACAGCTGCGGCCATAAACCTACCGGCCGGTAAATTAGATGGGCACCAAATCGATCTTGAAGTTGCCTTCACTGCTTCACTTTTAAAGGCTAATCATAGAAAAATTCTCGTTACAGATACTAATAATGGTAATGACTTTGAAACATTGGTCTCTTCAGCTAACCCACACAATGGAAGTGATGATTCAACTAATACTTCCCTCAGCGTAAAAGGTGAGCTTGCTAAATTTGTCTATGGTATTCTAAGAGAAGACGCTGCCCATAGTATGCTTCGACAAGCAAGTATACCTCTTACAATTGGAATGCCTAAGTATGCTCAACTATCAGATGCATCAAAAGATGAATATGAGCTTCCAAAATACTCACCAAAGAACCTTGCTCGCTACTTCACAGAAATTCTCCCTCCTCTACCTTATAAGAAAGAATTTGTTTCAAATTTAGAGGAAGGAGTTAAAGCAAAATTTGTTTCAGAGATAGAAGTAAAGAAAGAAGCGCTTCGACTACTTAACCAGGCAAAGCCTCAAGATCATGTTAGAATTCAAATGTTCTACCTTTCTGACCCACAGATAATTGATGCGATTGCAAAAGTTGCAAGACAAGACGGTCGCGAGAATAATCCTGTTGAGCTTTTGCTTGATCCAAGTAAAGATGCTTTCAATAGTATTAAAGATGGTACTCCAAATAGACAAGTAGCACACTACCTCGTCAACGAATTAAAAGATCTTCACTTAAACTTGAGATGGTATGCAACTCACGGAGAACAAAACCACGCGAAGATCATGTCAATTACAAATGAAAATACTGGCAAGTTCCAAATCTTTACAGGTTCTACTAATTGGACTGGAAAGAATATGAATAATATTAATATGGAAGCGAATCTTTCAATAGAAGGTTCAAAAAAACTTACAGACAAATTCAATAACACATTTGATAGGATTTTCAATAACCTCGATGAAAAAGTTCTCTATACTTGGGATTATTCAGCCTATGATTTAAATATCACTAGAAATCTAAATAAAGGCCAGGAGATTGTTAAAGAGTGGTCGACTGAAAAGATCGCAAAATGGATCAAAGACCATGAGAGTGAGTTGATCTCAATCTATAAGAAAAAATATCGTTCTCAATTTCAAGAACTAACAGATAAAGATTTTACTGACTGGGCAAAAGAAAAAATTTCCAAAGATAGTTCAGAAACCATGAGGTCTGTTCGCTATATTGTTGGAAGTGCGGCCAATGGGTCATATGATGCAAAGAAGTTTAAGAAGTGGAAGAAAAAATATATGAAGAAATGGATCAAAGGTGAAAAACTAGGTCTAGTTGCTTGGTAA